GCCTACTGCATTGAAAAGGATGTTGTCAAAGCCAGGGGCTGTGGCCTCTGTGTCGCTCCGGAAGGGGCAGCTCCCCCTCTTCTCCAGCCAGCGCTGCCCCCCAAGTCCCAGCAGCACCAGGAGCATGAGGAACAGGAGGGCACCGCCAACCACAGCTGGCACTGGCACGGGCGTGGCTGTGTCACCTGTGGGCCGTGGGGACGAGTGAGTCCAGGAACTTGAGTCCTGTAAAGCAGCCCCCCATGTCTGAGGCTGAGGAGCAAGCCTAGGGCTGCCTGATCCCATCAGCCTCTGCTGGCTCCTGGGGTTCATCCTTTTCAGAGAGAGCGGGGATTGGTTTTGCCAGCACAAGGATGGGGCCTGGCCTGCAGGCAGCTGCTGTCCAAAGACTTGGCGGGACTCATGGCCCCAGGTGAGATCCTTGCCCTCACCCAATGAGAGCAGTCAATCAGTGACTACCTTGACCCAGCTAGCGGCTCCTCCAAGAGAGACCCTGTCCTGGGTGTAGGCACAGAGGAGGCGGCCCAGGGACAGCGCAGCCCAGGCAGTGGCCCCAGGGTGAGCGGAGCAGAGAGAGgaatgggctgggtgcagcgTGCTCGAAGCTCCTAGGGCCACACACTGGCAAGCCTAGCAAACCCTGTGCCAGGCTGGCCCCCCAGGCCCTCCCCAGTGCCTCCACTGCAGCCCAGGGCTCACCTGGGCTGGGGGCAGGCTGCTGGCAATGCTGCCCAGCCAGATACTCCACGTCGTCCAGGCCAATGGGCCCCAGGGCTGGCTGGCCGCCCAGAGTGGCTTCAAACACAATCTGACGGAGAAGGAAAGGCGTCTGTGTGGGCCCTGGGGGGAAGAAGGGGACGCTCCTGGCCCAGACAGGCGGCCTCACCTGGAACTCCTTGGTGCTGGCCACCTCCACCTGGGCCTCCAGCCACTGGTGCCGACGGTGCCCACCTGTGCTCCACACGGCCAGCTGGCCCTGGGCACTGCATAGCAGCACCCTCAGCTCCCCCTTGTCTGAGAGCAATGCCAGGGCGTGTCAGACCTGGGGTCCCGGGACACCTGCAAACCTCACCAGAGGTGGGGCGGAGAGGCCCCTTCCCAACTTTTGCTCCTGGACCCCTGCTGCCCCCCCTGCCCGGGCACCCATTGCCCAGCTGGACTCACAGAAGTGCTCAGGAAAGCCCATGTGGTACCAGAATCGGAGGCAGGAAGCTGGGGTGGCCGGCAGAGGCTCGCTTCGCAGCCAGGCAGCCCGGCCCCCGGGGCCCAGCACACCCGTTTCAAAGAAAGCAAAGTGGCCTGGGAACAAGAGGAGGCTGATGCCCAGCTGATGGGCAAAGCCAGCCCTCAGGGCCCAAGCAGAGGCTGGGTGGGCTAGGCCTCCTCTGGATGGGGAGTGTGCCCCACAGGTGGGCAGCAGGAGGCTGGGTGGCTGGGTGTGGCTTCTGGGTCTTCTCCTCACCTGGCTCCAGCAGAACGTACCTGCCTCTGTGCCCAGGGTGTGGTCCACTGGGGGCTGGAGGTAGCGAGAGGGGGTGGCTCCCCCACCCCAGTCCCAGCTATATCCACCCAGGCCAGGCCGGGCCAGGTGGCTCCAGCCACACAGGCCAGACTCAAAATCACAGGAAGCTGCAAGGCATGGCTGGGTGAGTGGTGCTGCCCTTGGCCCAAGCCCTGGCCACCACCACTGTGGGGACAAAAGGGACAGGCAAGCCCCAGAGCAGGGGCCACCCTGGGCCACAGCAGGTCTCCCACCTGGCTGAGGGCAGGGCCCATCCTGGAGGAGCAGGTCATCCAGAGCCATGTAGGAGTGTGCCACACCTGTACCCACTGCCTCAAACACCACCTGGCGGGCACAGGGCAGGGCAGCCTCAGCAGGTCCAGGCAGTCCtcgggtgggggagggagaggggcacCCCAGCTAGCACTCACCCTCCAGGCTTGCTCAGCCTGCACGTCCACGCTGCCCAGGTGCCAGGCAAGCCCTTCATGGGCACTGAGGCTGAGCACCTGGTGCCTCCTGCCCTCCTCCAGGTGGACCTGCAGGGCTCCTGCCAGCAGGGGCAGCCCAGGTCAGCAGTGTGGGGAGAGTGCCTGCACGCCCTGGCCCTGAGCTCCCGGGCTCCCTGGTCTGGCAGGTGCAGGAAGCTCCCCAGTTGTTTTGGCAGAAGGCTGGTGGGGACTCCAGGCCAAGCCTCCCTCAACCCCTGCGGCCCCCTCCCAGAGCCCCTCACCTGGGCTGAGGAGGCTCCCGTGGTACCAGAAGGTCAGGCAAGCAGGCTGGGCCAGGGGCCTGTGCTCCCTGGAGGTCAGGGAGGCCGTCTGGCCTCGGGGCAGTGCGTCTGGGCTCGTGTCCACCATCATGTAGTGCCCTGGAGGTGCCAGCATCAGCCTGCCAGCCCCTGGCCAGCCCCTTGATCCCTGCCCCTGCCAGGCCTCCGTACCTTGGGCTGTCTCTGTGGTGTGGTCTGCTGGGGGGCCCCAGGCAGCGTGGCCTGAGGCATTGGCCTGGCGTTTCCAGAGACTCTGACCTCCAGGAGAGAAACCACAGTCCGAGTCCTCAAAGGTGCAGTAATCAGGGGCCCAGCAGGGGCCAGGCCGCATGGCCACGTCATCCAGCGCCATGGTGCCGTGGTATCCGTCCCGGAGGCCCTCGAACAGcagctgggggtggagggtgtCAGCCGGCTGGGGGACTGCCCtgtcctcccacctgggcaacaggcCTTACCTGGTATGGGGCCCGGGAGCCAGGCTGGTGGGAGAGGGTGGCCCAGGCCTGGTGCCAGCGGTTGCCATGGGTGCCCGACCGTGACCAGAGGTGCGTGTCCTCCCCTTCCCGTCTCATGGCCAGGCGAAGAGTCCCTGCCGGGAGGGGACCAGTCCAGAACTGACCTCTCTCCTGAACCTCATGGGTGTCAGAGGGGGAAATGAACCCCTGGGGgcctccccacagcccctgccctgctccaGGCCCACTCACCAATCTGGGGCCCGTGGAGGTGGTACCAGAAGCTGAGACACTCCGTGGGCACTGCTGGTATCTGGGGCCTGGAGAGCAGGTGTGCGCTGTGGCCCCGGGCCAGGGGGTCTGTGGGGTCCAGGAGCATAAAGTAGCCTGCAAGGGACATGGGGCTGAGCTGTAGAGATGCCCTACCCCCATCTGAAAGCCACCGTCTGAGTGGCCCATCCTACCTTGGCCTGTGGTGTGGTCGTGCTCAGGGCCACGGCTCTCCACCCTGCGCCAGTGTGTGTCTGAGAGGTGGCCTGGGTACCAGCTGCACGTGTCCCGCTCAAAGTTACAGGAGACCTCTGGGGGCGGGGCCAGGTGGCGTCACACACATCCCCTGGCCCCCTCCAGAGCCCCGAGATGGCAGCTCTGGGGTCCCTGGAGGTGGTCTAGGGGGAGTGCCTGGGTGGGAAGGGGGATGGGCAGGAGGGACCTGTGTCTCTCTTGGTGGTCACCATGGAGCTACAGTCCCTCAGGGTCACGTTGTCCACGCCAGCTCCCTGCTGATCAGGGCCGTCCAAGTCCACCAGCCCAACAAACTCCAGCTTCGTGGGGAAGGGGGATGAAGAAGAGGATGGTTAAGTCAGAGTCTGCTCCCATGGAGCCCCGCTCTGGGCTGCCCTCCTCACCTGGAACGGCCGGCGGCGGGCCCCTAGAAGGACCTTGTCCACCTTCCAGCCACCTGCACTGCTGCTCAGGGCCTGCCATGCCAGCTCCCGGGAGCCGCTGTCTACCACCACTAGTGCCAGGAAGCCTGGCCGGCAGGGCAGGGAACACTTTGGGTCAAGTGGCCCAGACCCCTCCCATTGTGCAGGGAGCATCCAGAGGCTGGCCGGGGAGCTCGTGGAGGGTGGCGGTACCTCGGGGCTGACTCTGCAGATGGTAAGCCAGGTGGAGTTCACAGCTGGGGCCAGAGGGGCCAAGCGGGGGGGTACGGACCCGGGCCTCAGCGCCCAGCTGCCCCCAGGCCCTCTGCAGAGACAGGAAGTGACctaggggaggagggaggtgctCAGAGCCCCATTCCTGCCAGGGCCCAACTCTGTGCCTCAGGGACCCCCAATCCAGAGACCCTCTGTAGTGTGGGCCTAGAGCAGAGATCCCTCAGGATGCTGCTCACAGGTGAGCCGTGGCCCCCTGCGGGGGCTTGGGTACATGGGCCTCACCGGCAGCAGCGGCACCAGCTCCCTGGCTCTCCTGGGCTGAGAGCCGCCGCCACTGCAGCCGCCCCACGCTGGCGTCTTCCCAGCCCCCGGCTTCGGGGGACTCGAAGTCCGTGGTTCCTGGAACAGCAGGCGGCACTGAACGGCAGAGACCTCCACCCGCCCCACGCCGTCCCTGCCCCTTTGGCCCGCAGCAGAAGGTCTGCAGGATGCTGAGCCCTTTACCACAGGCCTGCTCGTCCTCGCCCCCTGCACACTgctgctcaaagtcacacagctgttCCGGGGCCACACACAGGTCCCCACAGGCGAGATGGCCCTGTTGGCAGAAATCCTGGAGCCGAGAGCTGGGCGGCAGGGGCCCGGGGGCTGGGACCCAGGGCCCAGGAGGCAGCGGCTGTGGGGTGGACACCTCTGTGGGGGTAGAGCTTGGGTCaggcggcgggggtgggggggtgctgCGCAAGGCAGGGCAGTGTCAGCAGGGTCAGCAGGGGTCAGCAGGGTCAGCAGGCTCACCCAGGACTGGTCTGCAGTGCTCAGACAGGATGAGGTCGTCCAGACCCACCACACCCCCCGGGCCTGTCTGCCCGGCCAGGAGGATCTGAGAACAGAAGGGCTCGGGGTGCTCAGCCTACTCCCCCTGTCCACCCACAGCGGGCACCCTGTGGGCTCCCTTCCCCTGCCAACAGGGCAGCTCTCCAGACCCCACCCTCTTGCTCTTCCTCACCTGGAAGGGGTAGGCACTCTGGATGTCAACGCGGTCTCGGACCCAGGCAGTCCCCAGCTCCCCTCGGTGCCTCCGCAGCAGGACTGGGGCCTGGGGGTTGCTGGACCCCAGAGTCTGCAGGAACAGCTGGAGGCAGCTGGCCTCGGACCCGTGCAGGTAGTAATAGAAGATCAGCTGTGGAGCCAAGAGCTGGTTGGGGGCCCCTGCACCCGGGCAGCCAGCATGGAGACCCTGTGAGCCCCACCCCACCGTCTCACCGAGCAGCTGGAGGTGCCTGAGGCTTGGAGCTCAGGGCTGGAGAGCACAGCAGGATTGCCAGGCTCAGCCACAGAGACCAGGAAGGAGCCTGCGGGAAAAGGCGGGCATGAGCCAGGGCCACTGGGCTGTGGCTGGGGGATGGGGCCCGGGCCGGGTCCCCTGTGGGCCTCACCCTGTGCACTGTTCCGGCTGTGGTCACGGCATGGCCAGGCAGGGTGCTCAGTACCACCAGCGCTGTGGTTCCGGGCCCAGCCTTCTGAGCGGCTCCATAGGCCCAGGCCTGTCTCAAAGTTGGTGGCCGTGTGCTGGCCTAGGGTGGGAGGTGGAGCTGTCGGGGCCACCAGGCAGTGCTTCCCAGCTCCAGGGTGGCCCCCAGAAGGACCATCCAAGGATCCAAGGTGCCCGCTCCTGGATGAGTGCCAGGGCCCCCACCGAGGCGTCCGATCACCTGGCCTCACCCTGAGCCCCACCCTGGCCTCACCACAGGTGCGTGGGTCCTCATCAGACAGGTCCCCACAGTTGTCTTCCCCGTCACAGAGTTGCTGGGGCTCCACGCAGGCCTTGTTGTGGCAGTGGTGGTGTTCCAGGGGGCAGCTGGCCTGGGGGGCTGGGTGGGGCAGGGTTAACCCTTCACGGATGCCCCGGAGTGGGAGGGCACTCGGGAGCAGACAAGGTCTGAGTGGGGCGGGGGCAGGTGGGGCCCTCCCAGGGTGGGACAGGAAGCAGTGGTGCCTTACTGGACAGCCCACAGTCCCAGAACTCCAGGTCATCTAGAGCCACGGCACCCCTGTGGGTGGCGTTTCGGGTGGCAGAGAAGATCACCTGAAGAGAACAGGGGCCCTCAGGACCTAAGTCAAGGCCCAGACCCCCGCCAAGGCCCCCACTCGTCCAGACCCCCCCAGCTCACTCGGAAGTCACCCCGGATGCGGCCTGTGGTCACTGCCAACTCCTGCCAGCCGGGGCACCAGGGCCCTGTGCTCTGCCACAGGGTCAGGGTCTCTGCGCCATGGGTCAGCTCCAGCCGCAGCTCAGCCACATCTGCAGCGTCAGGGGTCCCAGGCAGCTGCAGCCCTGCCCCCCCTCAGCTGCCCTACCTCTCCTGGAGCCACCCGCCCTCGCCTTGGGTACCCCCCATAGGCCTTGAGGGTTCAGGGCGCACCTCCAGAGGCCATGTGGTACCAGAGCCTCAGCTTGCAGGAGGGGGCTGCCTCTCGCAGGGTGGGCGAGCGCAGGGCTGCAGTGGCTGCTTCTTTCCCTCGGTGGGTTCCAACAGCCATGTACCATCCTGACCCAGGTGAGACGTCAGGAGACGGGGCAGCAAGCAAggagggtggtgggtgggggcgCGCAGAAACTCGCCCTGTCCTCACCCAGGTCGGTGCCCAGCGTGTGGTCTGCGCGAGGCCCGGGACCCTCCAGCACGGCCCCTGCCCTGTCACGGAGCCAGCTGTAGCCTGAGGTGCTGATGTCCCGCCAGCCGCAGGGGTCTCGCTCAAAGTCGCAGGTGAAGGGGGTGCCCAGGGCGGGCGAGGCCCCATGGTGACCTGGAAGAGCGGGTGGTCAGGTGTGTGCTGGCGGTGCTCACACGGGCCCTGCCC
The sequence above is a segment of the Saimiri boliviensis isolate mSaiBol1 chromosome 2, mSaiBol1.pri, whole genome shotgun sequence genome. Coding sequences within it:
- the MAMDC4 gene encoding apical endosomal glycoprotein isoform X2, which gives rise to MPLPGHLLPILVLFLAGSPGWAWVPNHCRSPSQAMCNFVCDCRDCSDEAQCGHHGASPALGTPFTCDFERDPCGWRDISTSGYSWLRDRAGAVLEGPGPRADHTLGTDLGWYMAVGTHRGKEAATAALRSPTLREAAPSCKLRLWYHMASGDVAELRLELTHGAETLTLWQSTGPWCPGWQELAVTTGRIRGDFRVIFSATRNATHRGAVALDDLEFWDCGLSTPQASCPLEHHHCHNKACVEPQQLCDGEDNCGDLSDEDPRTCGEARVGLRVRPGDRTPRWGPWHSSRSGHLGSLDGPSGGHPGAGKHCLVAPTAPPPTLGQHTATNFETGLGLWSRSEGWARNHSAGGTEHPAWPCRDHSRNSAQGSFLVSVAEPGNPAVLSSPELQASGTSSCSLIFYYYLHGSEASCLQLFLQTLGSSNPQAPVLLRRHRGELGTAWVRDRVDIQSAYPFQILLAGQTGPGGVVGLDDLILSEHCRPVLEVSTPQPLPPGPWVPAPGPLPPSSRLQDFCQQGHLACGDLCVAPEQLCDFEQQCAGGEDEQACGKGLSILQTFCCGPKGQGRRGAGGGLCRSVPPAVPGTTDFESPEAGGWEDASVGRLQWRRLSAQESQGAGAAAAGHFLSLQRAWGQLGAEARVRTPPLGPSGPSCELHLAYHLQSQPRGFLALVVVDSGSRELAWQALSSSAGGWKVDKVLLGARRRPFQLEFVGLVDLDGPDQQGAGVDNVTLRDCSSMVTTKRDTEVSCNFERDTCSWYPGHLSDTHWRRVESRGPEHDHTTGQGYFMLLDPTDPLARGHSAHLLSRPQIPAVPTECLSFWYHLHGPQIGTLRLAMRREGEDTHLWSRSGTHGNRWHQAWATLSHQPGSRAPYQLLFEGLRDGYHGTMALDDVAMRPGPCWAPDYCTFEDSDCGFSPGGQSLWKRQANASGHAAWGPPADHTTETAQGTEAWQGQGSRGWPGAGRLMLAPPGHYMMVDTSPDALPRGQTASLTSREHRPLAQPACLTFWYHGSLLSPGALQVHLEEGRRHQVLSLSAHEGLAWHLGSVDVQAEQAWRVVFEAVGTGVAHSYMALDDLLLQDGPCPQPGGRPAVAQGGPCSGACLSLLSPQWWWPGLGPRAAPLTQPCLAASCDFESGLCGWSHLARPGLGGYSWDWGGGATPSRYLQPPVDHTLGTEAGTFCWSQVRRRPRSHTQPPSLLLPTCGAHSPSRGGLAHPASAWALRAGFAHQLGISLLLFPGHFAFFETGVLGPGGRAAWLRSEPLPATPASCLRFWYHMGFPEHFYKGELRVLLCSAQGQLAVWSTGGHRRHQWLEAQVEVASTKEFQVRPPVWARSVPFFPPGPTQTPFLLRQIVFEATLGGQPALGPIGLDDVEYLAGQHCQQPAPSPGDTATPVPVPAVVGGALLFLMLLVLLGLGGQRWLEKRGSCPFRSDTEATAPGFDNILFNADGVTLPASVTSDL
- the MAMDC4 gene encoding apical endosomal glycoprotein isoform X11 is translated as MTWSSGTVGCPVRHHCFLSHPGRAPPAPAPLRPCLLPSALPLRGIREGLTLPHPAPQASCPLEHHHCHNKACVEPQQLCDGEDNCGDLSDEDPRTCGEARVGLRVRPGDRTPRWGPWHSSRSGHLGSLDGPSGGHPGAGKHCLVAPTAPPPTLGQHTATNFETGLGLWSRSEGWARNHSAGGTEHPAWPCRDHSRNSAQGSFLVSVAEPGNPAVLSSPELQASGTSSCSLIFYYYLHGSEASCLQLFLQTLGSSNPQAPVLLRRHRGELGTAWVRDRVDIQSAYPFQILLAGQTGPGGVVGLDDLILSEHCRPVLEVSTPQPLPPGPWVPAPGPLPPSSRLQDFCQQGHLACGDLCVAPEQLCDFEQQCAGGEDEQACGKGLSILQTFCCGPKGQGRRGAGGGLCRSVPPAVPGTTDFESPEAGGWEDASVGRLQWRRLSAQESQGAGAAAAGHFLSLQRAWGQLGAEARVRTPPLGPSGPSCELHLAYHLQSQPRGFLALVVVDSGSRELAWQALSSSAGGWKVDKVLLGARRRPFQLEFVGLVDLDGPDQQGAGVDNVTLRDCSSMVTTKRDTEVSCNFERDTCSWYPGHLSDTHWRRVESRGPEHDHTTGQGYFMLLDPTDPLARGHSAHLLSRPQIPAVPTECLSFWYHLHGPQIGTLRLAMRREGEDTHLWSRSGTHGNRWHQAWATLSHQPGSRAPYQLLFEGLRDGYHGTMALDDVAMRPGPCWAPDYCTFEDSDCGFSPGGQSLWKRQANASGHAAWGPPADHTTETAQGTEAWQGQGSRGWPGAGRLMLAPPGHYMMVDTSPDALPRGQTASLTSREHRPLAQPACLTFWYHGSLLSPGALQVHLEEGRRHQVLSLSAHEGLAWHLGSVDVQAEQAWRVVFEAVGTGVAHSYMALDDLLLQDGPCPQPGGRPAVAQGGPCSGACLSLLSPQWWWPGLGPRAAPLTQPCLAASCDFESGLCGWSHLARPGLGGYSWDWGGGATPSRYLQPPVDHTLGTEAGTFCWSQVRRRPRSHTQPPSLLLPTCGAHSPSRGGLAHPASAWALRAGFAHQLGISLLLFPGHFAFFETGVLGPGGRAAWLRSEPLPATPASCLRFWYHMGFPEHFYKGELRVLLCSAQGQLAVWSTGGHRRHQWLEAQVEVASTKEFQVRPPVWARSVPFFPPGPTQTPFLLRQIVFEATLGGQPALGPIGLDDVEYLAGQHCQQPAPSPGDTATPVPVPAVVGGALLFLMLLVLLGLGGQRWLEKRGSCPFRSDTEATAPGFDNILFNAVGAPWRWDGVTLPASVTSDL
- the MAMDC4 gene encoding apical endosomal glycoprotein isoform X10 — protein: MPLPGHLLPILVLFLAGSPGWAWVPNHCRSPSQAMCNFVCDCRDCSDEAQCGHHGASPALGTPFTCDFERDPCGWRDISTSGYSWLRDRAGAVLEGPGPRADHTLGTDLGWYMAVGTHRGKEAATAALRSPTLREAAPSCKLRLWYHMASGDVAELRLELTHGAETLTLWQSTGPWCPGWQELAVTTGRIRGDFRVIFSATRNATHRGAVALDDLEFWDCGLSTPQASCPLEHHHCHNKACVEPQQLCDGEDNCGDLSDEDPRTCGEARVGLRVRPGDRTPRWGPWHSSRSGHLGSLDGPSGGHPGAGKHCLVAPTAPPPTLGQHTATNFETGLGLWSRSEGWARNHSAGGTEHPAWPCRDHSRNSAQGSFLVSVAEPGNPAVLSSPELQASGTSSCSLIFYYYLHGSEASCLQLFLQTLGSSNPQAPVLLRRHRGELGTAWVRDRVDIQSAYPFQILLAGQTGPGGVVGLDDLILSEHCRPVLEVSTPQPLPPGPWVPAPGPLPPSSRLQDFCQQGHLACGDLCVAPEQLCDFEQQCAGGEDEQACGKGLSILQTFCCGPKGQGRRGAGGGLCRSVPPAVPGTTDFESPEAGGWEDASVGRLQWRRLSAQESQGAGAAAAGHFLSLQRAWGQLGAEARVRTPPLGPSGPSCELHLAYHLQSQPRGFLALVVVDSGSRELAWQALSSSAGGWKVDKVLLGARRRPFQLEFVGLVDLDGPDQQGAGVDNVTLRDCSSMVTTKRDTEVSCNFERDTCSWYPGHLSDTHWRRVESRGPEHDHTTGQGYFMLLDPTDPLARGHSAHLLSRPQIPAVPTECLSFWYHLHGPQIGTLRLAMRREGEDTHLWSRSGTHGNRWHQAWATLSHQPGSRAPYQLLFEGLRDGYHGTMALDDVAMRPGPCWAPDYCTFEDSDCGFSPGGQSLWKRQANASGHAAWGPPADHTTETAQGHYMMVDTSPDALPRGQTASLTSREHRPLAQPACLTFWYHGSLLSPGALQVHLEEGRRHQVLSLSAHEGLAWHLGSVDVQAEQAWRVVFEAVGTGVAHSYMALDDLLLQDGPCPQPASCDFESGLCGWSHLARPGLGGYSWDWGGGATPSRYLQPPVDHTLGTEAGHFAFFETGVLGPGGRAAWLRSEPLPATPASCLRFWYHMGFPEHFYKGELRVLLCSAQGQLAVWSTGGHRRHQWLEAQVEVASTKEFQIVFEATLGGQPALGPIGLDDVEYLAGQHCQQPAPSPGDTATPVPVPAVVGGALLFLMLLVLLGLGGQRWLEKRGSCPFRSDTEATAPGFDNILFNADGVTLPASVTSDL
- the MAMDC4 gene encoding apical endosomal glycoprotein isoform X6, with protein sequence MPLPGHLLPILVLFLAGSPGWAWVPNHCRSPSQAMCNFVCDCRDCSDEAQCGHHGASPALGTPFTCDFERDPCGWRDISTSGYSWLRDRAGAVLEGPGPRADHTLGTDLGWYMAVGTHRGKEAATAALRSPTLREAAPSCKLRLWYHMASGDVAELRLELTHGAETLTLWQSTGPWCPGWQELAVTTGRIRGDFRVIFSATRNATHRGAVALDDLEFWDCGLSTPQASCPLEHHHCHNKACVEPQQLCDGEDNCGDLSDEDPRTCGEARVGLRVRPGDRTPRWGPWHSSRSGHLGSLDGPSGGHPGAGKHCLVAPTAPPPTLGQHTATNFETGLGLWSRSEGWARNHSAGGTEHPAWPCRDHSRNSAQGSFLVSVAEPGNPAVLSSPELQASGTSSCSLIFYYYLHGSEASCLQLFLQTLGSSNPQAPVLLRRHRGELGTAWVRDRVDIQSAYPFQILLAGQTGPGGVVGLDDLILSEHCRPVLEVSTPQPLPPGPWVPAPGPLPPSSRLQDFCQQGHLACGDLCVAPEQLCDFEQQCAGGEDEQACGKGLSILQTFCCGPKGQGRRGAGGGLCRSVPPAVPGTTDFESPEAGGWEDASVGRLQWRRLSAQESQGAGAAAAGHFLSLQRAWGQLGAEARVRTPPLGPSGPSCELHLAYHLQSQPRGFLALVVVDSGSRELAWQALSSSAGGWKVDKVLLGARRRPFQLEFVGLVDLDGPDQQGAGVDNVTLRDCSSMVTTKRDTEVSCNFERDTCSWYPGHLSDTHWRRVESRGPEHDHTTGQGYFMLLDPTDPLARGHSAHLLSRPQIPAVPTECLSFWYHLHGPQIGTLRLAMRREGEDTHLWSRSGTHGNRWHQAWATLSHQPGSRAPYQLLFEGLRDGYHGTMALDDVAMRPGPCWAPDYCTFEDSDCGFSPGGQSLWKRQANASGHAAWGPPADHTTETAQGTEAWQGQGSRGWPGAGRLMLAPPGHYMMVDTSPDALPRGQTASLTSREHRPLAQPACLTFWYHGSLLSPGALQVHLEEGRRHQVLSLSAHEGLAWHLGSVDVQAEQAWRVVFEAVGTGVAHSYMALDDLLLQDGPCPQPASCDFESGLCGWSHLARPGLGGYSWDWGGGATPSRYLQPPVDHTLGTEAGTFCWSQVRRRPRSHTQPPSLLLPTCGAHSPSRGGLAHPASAWALRAGFAHQLGISLLLFPGHFAFFETGVLGPGGRAAWLRSEPLPATPASCLRFWYHMGFPEHFYKGELRVLLCSAQGQLAVWSTGGHRRHQWLEAQVEVASTKEFQVRPPVWARSVPFFPPGPTQTPFLLRQIVFEATLGGQPALGPIGLDDVEYLAGQHCQQPAPSPGDTATPVPVPAVVGGALLFLMLLVLLGLGGQRWLEKRGSCPFRSDTEATAPGFDNILFNAVGAPWRWDGVTLPASVTSDL
- the MAMDC4 gene encoding apical endosomal glycoprotein isoform X1 yields the protein MPLPGHLLPILVLFLAGSPGWAWVPNHCRSPSQAMCNFVCDCRDCSDEAQCGHHGASPALGTPFTCDFERDPCGWRDISTSGYSWLRDRAGAVLEGPGPRADHTLGTDLGWYMAVGTHRGKEAATAALRSPTLREAAPSCKLRLWYHMASGDVAELRLELTHGAETLTLWQSTGPWCPGWQELAVTTGRIRGDFRVIFSATRNATHRGAVALDDLEFWDCGLSTPQASCPLEHHHCHNKACVEPQQLCDGEDNCGDLSDEDPRTCGEARVGLRVRPGDRTPRWGPWHSSRSGHLGSLDGPSGGHPGAGKHCLVAPTAPPPTLGQHTATNFETGLGLWSRSEGWARNHSAGGTEHPAWPCRDHSRNSAQGSFLVSVAEPGNPAVLSSPELQASGTSSCSLIFYYYLHGSEASCLQLFLQTLGSSNPQAPVLLRRHRGELGTAWVRDRVDIQSAYPFQILLAGQTGPGGVVGLDDLILSEHCRPVLEVSTPQPLPPGPWVPAPGPLPPSSRLQDFCQQGHLACGDLCVAPEQLCDFEQQCAGGEDEQACGKGLSILQTFCCGPKGQGRRGAGGGLCRSVPPAVPGTTDFESPEAGGWEDASVGRLQWRRLSAQESQGAGAAAAGHFLSLQRAWGQLGAEARVRTPPLGPSGPSCELHLAYHLQSQPRGFLALVVVDSGSRELAWQALSSSAGGWKVDKVLLGARRRPFQLEFVGLVDLDGPDQQGAGVDNVTLRDCSSMVTTKRDTEVSCNFERDTCSWYPGHLSDTHWRRVESRGPEHDHTTGQGYFMLLDPTDPLARGHSAHLLSRPQIPAVPTECLSFWYHLHGPQIGTLRLAMRREGEDTHLWSRSGTHGNRWHQAWATLSHQPGSRAPYQLLFEGLRDGYHGTMALDDVAMRPGPCWAPDYCTFEDSDCGFSPGGQSLWKRQANASGHAAWGPPADHTTETAQGTEAWQGQGSRGWPGAGRLMLAPPGHYMMVDTSPDALPRGQTASLTSREHRPLAQPACLTFWYHGSLLSPGALQVHLEEGRRHQVLSLSAHEGLAWHLGSVDVQAEQAWRVVFEAVGTGVAHSYMALDDLLLQDGPCPQPGGRPAVAQGGPCSGACLSLLSPQWWWPGLGPRAAPLTQPCLAASCDFESGLCGWSHLARPGLGGYSWDWGGGATPSRYLQPPVDHTLGTEAGTFCWSQVRRRPRSHTQPPSLLLPTCGAHSPSRGGLAHPASAWALRAGFAHQLGISLLLFPGHFAFFETGVLGPGGRAAWLRSEPLPATPASCLRFWYHMGFPEHFYKGELRVLLCSAQGQLAVWSTGGHRRHQWLEAQVEVASTKEFQVRPPVWARSVPFFPPGPTQTPFLLRQIVFEATLGGQPALGPIGLDDVEYLAGQHCQQPAPSPGDTATPVPVPAVVGGALLFLMLLVLLGLGGQRWLEKRGSCPFRSDTEATAPGFDNILFNAVGAPWRWDGVTLPASVTSDL
- the MAMDC4 gene encoding apical endosomal glycoprotein isoform X7; translation: MPLPGHLLPILVLFLAGSPGWAWVPNHCRSPSQAMCNFVCDCRDCSDEAQCGHHGASPALGTPFTCDFERDPCGWRDISTSGYSWLRDRAGAVLEGPGPRADHTLGTDLGWYMAVGTHRGKEAATAALRSPTLREAAPSCKLRLWYHMASGDVAELRLELTHGAETLTLWQSTGPWCPGWQELAVTTGRIRGDFRVIFSATRNATHRGAVALDDLEFWDCGLSTPQASCPLEHHHCHNKACVEPQQLCDGEDNCGDLSDEDPRTCGQHTATNFETGLGLWSRSEGWARNHSAGGTEHPAWPCRDHSRNSAQGSFLVSVAEPGNPAVLSSPELQASGTSSCSLIFYYYLHGSEASCLQLFLQTLGSSNPQAPVLLRRHRGELGTAWVRDRVDIQSAYPFQILLAGQTGPGGVVGLDDLILSEHCRPVLEVSTPQPLPPGPWVPAPGPLPPSSRLQDFCQQGHLACGDLCVAPEQLCDFEQQCAGGEDEQACGKGLSILQTFCCGPKGQGRRGAGGGLCRSVPPAVPGTTDFESPEAGGWEDASVGRLQWRRLSAQESQGAGAAAAGHFLSLQRAWGQLGAEARVRTPPLGPSGPSCELHLAYHLQSQPRGFLALVVVDSGSRELAWQALSSSAGGWKVDKVLLGARRRPFQLEFVGLVDLDGPDQQGAGVDNVTLRDCSSMVTTKRDTEVSCNFERDTCSWYPGHLSDTHWRRVESRGPEHDHTTGQGYFMLLDPTDPLARGHSAHLLSRPQIPAVPTECLSFWYHLHGPQIGTLRLAMRREGEDTHLWSRSGTHGNRWHQAWATLSHQPGSRAPYQLLFEGLRDGYHGTMALDDVAMRPGPCWAPDYCTFEDSDCGFSPGGQSLWKRQANASGHAAWGPPADHTTETAQGTEAWQGQGSRGWPGAGRLMLAPPGHYMMVDTSPDALPRGQTASLTSREHRPLAQPACLTFWYHGSLLSPGALQVHLEEGRRHQVLSLSAHEGLAWHLGSVDVQAEQAWRVVFEAVGTGVAHSYMALDDLLLQDGPCPQPGGRPAVAQGGPCSGACLSLLSPQWWWPGLGPRAAPLTQPCLAASCDFESGLCGWSHLARPGLGGYSWDWGGGATPSRYLQPPVDHTLGTEAGTFCWSQVRRRPRSHTQPPSLLLPTCGAHSPSRGGLAHPASAWALRAGFAHQLGISLLLFPGHFAFFETGVLGPGGRAAWLRSEPLPATPASCLRFWYHMGFPEHFYKGELRVLLCSAQGQLAVWSTGGHRRHQWLEAQVEVASTKEFQVRPPVWARSVPFFPPGPTQTPFLLRQIVFEATLGGQPALGPIGLDDVEYLAGQHCQQPAPSPGDTATPVPVPAVVGGALLFLMLLVLLGLGGQRWLEKRGSCPFRSDTEATAPGFDNILFNAVGAPWRWDGVTLPASVTSDL